The sequence GCAAGACGATCGATGATGCTGAGGCGATCACATGGAAACAGGCTGCCGACGAGCTGGGGGGCCTCCCCCCTGTCAAGATGCACTGCTCGGTTCTCGCTGTCGACGGACTCCGGTCGGCCATTCGCAAGTACAAGAAAGAAGTGAAGGGTATCGACTATGATTCCACACTTGACGTCAAGACCGTGACCGAGGAGCTGAAGCATGTGCTGTGGCCGCCAGTCGGGGTCGATATCATCACGCTCAAGATGGTCAAGTACATCGGCATTGACCAGGGTGCGGTCAGGGTCGAAGTCAGCATTGGCTCTGACGACAAGTTTCTTGACCCGACGATTGACGAGATCGTCGAACACGTCAGCAAGATCCGGGGGGTCAAGTCGGTCAACGTCGAGAACGTTTGAACAGTCTGTGTATCACGGAGGACTCAATTCGCCTGGAGGGAACAACAATGATCGATTTTCGTTCTGATACCGTTACGAAGCCTACACAGGCCATGCGCGACGCGATGGCGACGGCCGAGGTTGGCGACGACGTCTACCGCGAGGATCCCACGGTCGTCCGACTCGAAGACCTGGGCGCAAAGATGCTGGGCAAGGAGGCTGGGCTGTTCGTGGTGTCCGGCACGATGGGCAATCAGGTCGCCATCATGACGCACACACAACGTGGGGATGAGCTTATTACGGAAGCTGAGAGCCACATCTTCTACTATGAGGTTGGCGACATTGCGATGCTGTCGGGCGTGCAGGCACGACAGGTTCCAGGCAAGCGGGGCGTCATGGACCCGGATGATGTCAAGCATGCAATCCGCGACTCCGGCAACATTCATTTCCCACGTACGTCCCTTATTGCCATCGAAAACACTCACAATCGAGGTGGGGGCAAGGTATGGCCTATCGAGTATGTGCGCGAGATTGCGGCAGCGGCGCGTGAGCGCGGCATTGCCGTGCACATGGATGGCGCTCGGATCTTCAATGCGTCGATCGCCTCCGGCATCACGCCGGATGTGTGGTCGTCCTACGCCGATTCTGTCATGTTCTGTCTTTCTAAGGGCCTGTGTGCTCCTGTCGGATCGTTGCTTGTAGGGTCAAGAGACTATATTGAACGGGCGCGCAAGAACCGCAAGCGCTTGGGAGGCGGACTTCGTCAGGTCGGCATTCTGGCTGCTGCAGGTATTGTGGCGCTTGAGACGATGGTGGACAGACTGGCGGAGGACCATGCCAATGCGAAACTGCTCGCAGGCGAACTCGCCGGTATCGGGTATGGAACTGACCCGTCTGAAGCCGAAACCAACATGGCTATGGTCAACGTCAGTGCAAGTGGCCAAGATGCGGCGTCATTCGTGGCCGCGGTCAAGGGAAAGGGAATTCTATGCAATGCCGTCACACCGACTACTGTTCGACTGGTCACGCACCACGATGTGACAACCGATCAGTGTCGCGAGACCGTCGAGGTTTTCAGATCATTGTTGCACGCCTAGGCAACTATCCACGTCAAGGGGGAAACAGTGTTGGAACCCAAGCATGTCGAAGGAGTGCACAATAAGCACAAAGTCTTCCTCTATACGCTGACGACCTGCGGCTGGTGTCGCAAGACCAAGGCGTTGCTTCAGGAGCTGAGTGTAGGCTACGACTATGTCGATGTCGACGACCAGGAGGGCGGCAACAAAGAACTGGCCAAGCAGGGGGTCCTCAAGTGGAACCCAGCGTGCTCGTTTCCGACCATCGTGCTGGATGACAAGGATTGTGTCGTAGGTTTCCAGGAAGACAAGATTCGGGAGCTCGCGGCTGAATGAGCAGGATAGCGGACGAACGTGTCGCCGAGGTCTGGGAGAGGCTTGTCCTGGAGGCGCGGGAGGCAGGATACTCTATCAATCCTGACGACGCCTTTGCCAGGGATCTGGTCCGGGGCCTGCTGGAGAACGAGGCGCGCTACGGATATCGCGCCTGTCCCTGCCGTCTGGCATCAGGAGTACAAACGCGAGATATTGACCTCGTCTGTCCGTGTGACTACCGAGACGCCGATCTCGACGAATACGGTGCCTGCTACTGCGCACTGTATGTCTCGCCCGAGGTCAATCGTGGCGAGAAGACTGCCGCATCCATCCCGGACCGGCGTCCGGTCGGCGGGCTAACTGCAGACGCGAAGGAGATGGAACAGGTGCATGTGGCCGGGCTCGCCTTTCCAGTCTGGCGCTGCAAGGTCTGCGGATACCTGTGCGCAAGGCCGCAGCCTCCGTTGGTCTGTCCGGTCTGCAAGGCTGGCAAGGAGCGTTTCGAGCGCTTCATGTAGCAAGACAATATCATTGCGCCAAGAGCCGCCTTTTCCCGAAACGGGACTGGGCGGCTTGTGTTGTCCCTGAGGTCCGGATGACTTGCTGCTCATGCGAGCTCGTCATGAGCCGTGCGGGACGGGGGCCATCGCTGCGGCCCGTCATGACTGGATGGGGCGATAGCCAGTGCGTGAACACGGCCATCATCTGCCGTCGGCAGCAGGTAGCAGAGCGTGGCACACAACCACTTGACAAGAGAAATCCATTCTGGTATAGTCTCAACGTCGCGCCTTGAGGGTGCGTATGGACATTCGTGTATGTGGAGGTACGGCAATGGCAGACAACAGGATTTGCACCAACTGATGACAGGGGCGCTGTTGATTGGACAAGCTGCAGCCAGGAGTTTGCCACAGTAAACGCAGGACCGTCAATTCCTCAGTCACTGACTCTCACAGAGTCCGTCAGTAATCTCCCCTGTCATACAGTTCGCTTTTCCCCACACTTGTTCTGGAGGTAGCACTGTATGCATACAGCTATTCAAGTAGAGAACCTCACTCGTGTCTTCAACCAGAGAGGCAAGGCTCCTTTCCACGCGTTGCGGGGCGTCAGCTTCGATGTCTCGTATGGCGAGATCTTTGGCCTTCTGGGCCCGAACGGCGCCGGCAAGACCACGACCATCAAGATCATGTCGACGTTGTTGCTCCCGACGTCCGGGCGCGTCACTGTGGTGGGGTTTGACGTTGAGCGGGACTACGCTCGTGTACGTCCTTTCATAAGCCTGATTTCGGGGGGCGAGACCTCTGGATACGGCATACTCAGGATCGAGGAGCAACTCTGGATGTTCAGCCAGTTCTATGGCATGGAGACGCCAGTCGCCCGCAGCAGAATCGAGCACTACCTTCGCATGGTAGGAATGTGGGACGACAGACGTCAGCAGATGAACCGTTTGTCCACAGGCATGCGGCAGAAGGTGAATCTTGTGCGCGGTCTTGTCACGGACCCGAAGGTGCTGTTTCTTGACGAACCAACGCTGGGAGTTGATGTGGAGGCAAGCGTCGTCATCCGCGGTATTATCCGAGACTGGGTGATCGAGAAGCAGGAACGCTCGGTCATTCTCACGACGCACTACATGGCAGAAGCGGACGAACTGTGTTCGCGCGTAGCCATCATCAACCGCGGCCTCATTCTTGCCAATGCGGCCCCGTCCCGCCTCAAGCAGGACCTGGACAGCAGGGCGCACTACGAGATCACGGTGGATCGGATCAATCAGGAGCAGGTGGAGGGCATTGCGGCAGAGATGGGACAAGGAAATGACTTCTCCCTGAGCTCTGACAAGGTAACCAACAATCCCATGCTGGTCGCGCATTTGACCAGCGAAGGCGGTATTTCGCGCTTGATCGCTTTGCTGACCGAGCAATCTGTCTCTGTTGAGTATATGCGCAAGCTGGAACCGACGCTGGAAGACGTTTTCCTCAAGATGGTCGGCAGGAGGTTCGAAGATGAAGAAGCAGCTTCTCCTGTTTCTTAGGACGCTCAACGCGCGCGCCTACGTGCGCATTTTTGGACAGATGCGCGAGGCAACCTGGGTCGTCGCAAGCGTCCTGGGCGGTTTCTTCACGATGGCGACCTACATCTACCTCTACCGGACGCTTGGCACCGGTTCTGAGTTCAGCGGACTGGTGGTGCTGGGCGGGTTCATGACTCCCTTCTTCCTGAACGTTCTGTGGGGTGTTGCGACGCAGTTGTACTGGGAGAAGGAAATGGGGAACCTGGAGCTGATGCTTGTGAGCCCTGCTCCACTGTCCGCCTTCCTCGTCGGTCTGTCTGTCGGCGGCGCCATGCATACGATGCTGCGTTCTCTGGCGGTGCTGTTCTTTGGCATCGCAGTGTTCAAGGTGGAGTTCACAGTTCTGCACCTGCCCCTGGCACTGCTTGTCTTCCTCGTGACCCTGTTTTCGATGTATGGGCTGGGCATTGTGTTCTCGTCGCTGTTTCTCTACCACGGGCGCGACGCATGGCGGACTGCCGATCTCGTCATGGAACCGACGAACGTTCTGTCGGGATCCTACTTCCCCGCCAGATTTCTGGGATTGGGCCTGCTCGGTATCGCAGCGCTCATCCCGACGACACTTGGGCTCGACGCACTGAGGCAGCTTCTGGTCCCTTCATTCACAGCGAAGGTGCTGGACTGGCGATGGGAGTCACTCATCCTCATCGGGCTGGGTCTTGTGTTTGCGTTCATCGCATCGTGGGCACTGCGGTCTGTCGAGTACAAGGCCAGGCGCGATGCTCGCCTGACGCTCAGGTGGCAGTGATGAAGGGTTTCCTTGCTTCCATGTATGTCGGTTTGCAGATCGAGAGCAACTGGACGAAGAAGTGGGTGTGGCTGCTCTACCTTGCCGCATATCCAATCGGCAGCTTTCTTGCTGTCATCATCCTCTACGGTGTCTTCGGCCAGAAGACGGGGCTGCTTCCGTACGCACTGTACGGGACCATCTTCTACTACTCACTGAGCATGGTGTTCTTCGATATGGCGTTCAGTGTCCACGATGACCGAGAACACTATCAGACGCTGAAGTACATCTTCCTGTCGAGCACGTCGTACCGGACGTACCTGTGCGGTCGCGCCGCAACACGGTATCTGATCGCGCTCGCAGGAATCGCCATCAATCTGTGCTGGCTCGTTCCCGTGCTGCGTCTGCCGTTCCATCCCAACTGGGGATACCTGATAGCAGGCGCTGTCCTCGGGTATCTTGTGGCTGCCGGCCTGGGGTTGGCCATGGCTTCTGTGTTCCTCCTGACGATCAAGCTGGATGTCGACGTTGTCGACGCGCTCTTTGGGGGAATGTTCGTATTGAGCGGGGCATTGTTTCCTCCAACTGCTTTTCCAGTGGTGTTTGCAAGGATCGCAGAGTTTGTTCCCATGAGTCCGTTCATCGAACTCATGCGCCGGGCCATCTCGGGGAAGGTCCTTACCAGTTTTCTCTCCGACCTGTCGACGTTCCAGTTGCTGGGAAGAGTAGCCCTGTCGGCAGCAGTTCTGTTTGCGCTCGGGTCGGTTCTGGTCTCTTTCGGCAGTCGCCAGGCTCAGCAAAAGGGCTACATCGATGTGACCACGGCATTCTAGACCAAGAGGCAGCTTGGAAGCTCACGTCCGCCGTACCCGGAAAGGGTACGGCGGACGTGCACGTAGGGGAGGCTTCGATGGAGGTGTCAGGGTTTCTGGTCTCCTGGACGGAAGTCGGGTGCCCCTCCGAACCATTTGGCGTAGATGGTGTCGTACGTGCCATCGTTGGCCAGGTCCTGCAGGGCCTTGTCGACAGCGGCCTTCAGTTGCTTGTCTTCAAGGTGCATGGCGATGCCGTAGTACTGGGTGAGGTCAAGATCTTTCACCTTGAGCGTACGGATGACAGTGAGGGTTGGCGAGTCCTTCGCATAGAAGGCGCTGACTGGGAAGTCGTTGACGACAGCGTCGATACGCCCCAGTTTCAAATCGGCCATCGCCAGCTGGATATCAGGGTAGGACCGAACATCGGTCACACCGTCGATCATGCGTGCGCTCTGTTCGCCCGTGGTTCCGACCTGAGCGCCGACCCTCAGTCCTGCGAGGTCTGAAGGTCCTGCTATGGTATGGAGAGTCTTGTCGAATACGATGCCCATGTCCGCCCGGTAGTAGGGAATGGAGAAACTGACTTCCTTCTCGCGTTCGGGGGTGATCGTCATGGACGAAATGAGAACCTCGAACTTTCGCGTCTGAAGGGCAGGGATGATACCATCCCAGGCGGTGGTCACGATGTCCGACTTCAGCCCAAGCTTCTGGGCGACGGCGGCAATGAGTTCGATATCGAAGCCCGTCGGCTTATTGTTGCTGTCCGCGAATTCGAAGGGAGCGTAGGTTGTGTCGTTGCCGGCAGTCAGGGCGCCATCCTGCTTGACGCGGTCGAGGTCGGATAACGTGGCTGCAGGGCGGCAGCCTGAAAGGACCAGAAGACCTAGAACGAGTGCGACAGTGAAGACTGCACCCCACCGTGATGTACGAGTTCTGCTCATGTCTGACTCTCCTTGTTGTCAGGGTATGAAAAGACGGCACGACATACGTCGGGTCGTTACCAAGGGGCTGGTCGGCTGATTGGCCTGTAGCGTTGGTTGGGTGAAGTATAGGGATGGGTCAGAAAATGCAAGGAGAAACGTGCATAGAAGATGAAGAGAATGGGGAGACCGGGGTGCCGACCGGTCCGATTCCAGGGTTATCTGTGTTCGGACTTCGCCCTGGACATCACTCCCAGTCTGATGTAGTCGTCGGCCCGGCGATGGAGTTCCTGTATCTCCTCGTCTGAAAGAGATCGCACAGCGCGTGCGGGGACACCCATCGAGAGTGACCGGGCAGGCACGGCCCTGTTCTCAGGAACAAGCGCCGCGGCTGCTACCACTGCCTCGTCACCGACAATGGCTCCGGTGAGGACCGTGGCATGCATGCCCACCATGGCATGGTGGCCGATTGTACAGCCATGCAAGACGGCGCTGTGGCCTACGGTGGCGCCCTCGCCGACAATGAGAGGGACATCGATATCTACATGCCCCACCACGTTGTCCTGGACGTTGGCGTTGCGGTGCACGACGATAGGCGCAATGTCACCACGGAGGACCACTCCGTACCAGATGCTGGCGCCCTCCTCGACGGTCACATCTCCTATCAGCACGGCCGTGTCCGCGACAAATGCCGTGGATGCTACGGTTGGTGTCTTTCCGTCGAACGGGCGCAGAATCCCGGACATCAGTGTTCCTCCTTGTGCTGCAATCGCTTTGCATGAGTCTCAGCAATATCCGAGATAAGGCTCACACCGGCCAGGCCCAGTGCACTCATGCCACCAACAACCGCCATGACAGACCAACC comes from Coprothermobacter sp. and encodes:
- a CDS encoding iron-sulfur cluster assembly scaffold protein, with product MAIKYTAKVIEHFKSPHNIGVIENADACATEGSPACGDEITVYLKIDKATDRIEDVKFQSYGCASNIATGSIITDLAKGKTIDDAEAITWKQAADELGGLPPVKMHCSVLAVDGLRSAIRKYKKEVKGIDYDSTLDVKTVTEELKHVLWPPVGVDIITLKMVKYIGIDQGAVRVEVSIGSDDKFLDPTIDEIVEHVSKIRGVKSVNVENV
- a CDS encoding low-specificity L-threonine aldolase, which translates into the protein MIDFRSDTVTKPTQAMRDAMATAEVGDDVYREDPTVVRLEDLGAKMLGKEAGLFVVSGTMGNQVAIMTHTQRGDELITEAESHIFYYEVGDIAMLSGVQARQVPGKRGVMDPDDVKHAIRDSGNIHFPRTSLIAIENTHNRGGGKVWPIEYVREIAAAARERGIAVHMDGARIFNASIASGITPDVWSSYADSVMFCLSKGLCAPVGSLLVGSRDYIERARKNRKRLGGGLRQVGILAAAGIVALETMVDRLAEDHANAKLLAGELAGIGYGTDPSEAETNMAMVNVSASGQDAASFVAAVKGKGILCNAVTPTTVRLVTHHDVTTDQCRETVEVFRSLLHA
- a CDS encoding glutaredoxin family protein, encoding MEPKHVEGVHNKHKVFLYTLTTCGWCRKTKALLQELSVGYDYVDVDDQEGGNKELAKQGVLKWNPACSFPTIVLDDKDCVVGFQEDKIRELAAE
- a CDS encoding ferredoxin:glutaredoxin reductase, which translates into the protein MSRIADERVAEVWERLVLEAREAGYSINPDDAFARDLVRGLLENEARYGYRACPCRLASGVQTRDIDLVCPCDYRDADLDEYGACYCALYVSPEVNRGEKTAASIPDRRPVGGLTADAKEMEQVHVAGLAFPVWRCKVCGYLCARPQPPLVCPVCKAGKERFERFM
- a CDS encoding ABC transporter translates to MHTAIQVENLTRVFNQRGKAPFHALRGVSFDVSYGEIFGLLGPNGAGKTTTIKIMSTLLLPTSGRVTVVGFDVERDYARVRPFISLISGGETSGYGILRIEEQLWMFSQFYGMETPVARSRIEHYLRMVGMWDDRRQQMNRLSTGMRQKVNLVRGLVTDPKVLFLDEPTLGVDVEASVVIRGIIRDWVIEKQERSVILTTHYMAEADELCSRVAIINRGLILANAAPSRLKQDLDSRAHYEITVDRINQEQVEGIAAEMGQGNDFSLSSDKVTNNPMLVAHLTSEGGISRLIALLTEQSVSVEYMRKLEPTLEDVFLKMVGRRFEDEEAASPVS
- a CDS encoding ABC transporter permease, with the translated sequence MKKQLLLFLRTLNARAYVRIFGQMREATWVVASVLGGFFTMATYIYLYRTLGTGSEFSGLVVLGGFMTPFFLNVLWGVATQLYWEKEMGNLELMLVSPAPLSAFLVGLSVGGAMHTMLRSLAVLFFGIAVFKVEFTVLHLPLALLVFLVTLFSMYGLGIVFSSLFLYHGRDAWRTADLVMEPTNVLSGSYFPARFLGLGLLGIAALIPTTLGLDALRQLLVPSFTAKVLDWRWESLILIGLGLVFAFIASWALRSVEYKARRDARLTLRWQ
- a CDS encoding basic amino acid ABC transporter substrate-binding protein, which translates into the protein MSRTRTSRWGAVFTVALVLGLLVLSGCRPAATLSDLDRVKQDGALTAGNDTTYAPFEFADSNNKPTGFDIELIAAVAQKLGLKSDIVTTAWDGIIPALQTRKFEVLISSMTITPEREKEVSFSIPYYRADMGIVFDKTLHTIAGPSDLAGLRVGAQVGTTGEQSARMIDGVTDVRSYPDIQLAMADLKLGRIDAVVNDFPVSAFYAKDSPTLTVIRTLKVKDLDLTQYYGIAMHLEDKQLKAAVDKALQDLANDGTYDTIYAKWFGGAPDFRPGDQKP
- a CDS encoding gamma carbonic anhydrase family protein produces the protein MSGILRPFDGKTPTVASTAFVADTAVLIGDVTVEEGASIWYGVVLRGDIAPIVVHRNANVQDNVVGHVDIDVPLIVGEGATVGHSAVLHGCTIGHHAMVGMHATVLTGAIVGDEAVVAAAALVPENRAVPARSLSMGVPARAVRSLSDEEIQELHRRADDYIRLGVMSRAKSEHR